A DNA window from Malus domestica chromosome 12, GDT2T_hap1 contains the following coding sequences:
- the LOC103450707 gene encoding patellin-6-like — MDQKTPLQALPEASPKPSKKSFVTSLMSPRTPSFHEDTYFVSNLKSSEKKSLQELKDKLAVSDSSSAAMWGIPLLGNDEKADVVLLKFLRARDFRVPDTFTMLTKCLAWRKEFGADGVVEEDLGFKELEGVVAYMHGFDKQGHPVCYNAYGVFKDKEMYERIFGDDEKLKKFLRWRVQVLERGINALHFKPGGINSLIQVTDLKDMPKRELRVASNQILSLFQDNYPEMVARKIFINVPWYFSVLYSMFSPFLTQRTKSKFVIAKEGNVAETLYKFIRPEDVPVQYGGLSRPSDAQNGPPKPASEFTVKGGEKVNIQIEGIEADATITWDIVVGGWDLEYTAEFVPSAEGSYTIQVEKPRKVMPSEEAIHSSFTPSEAGKMVFSVDNSGSRRKKVAAYRYIVCKSAPV; from the exons ATGGACCAGAAAACTCCTCTGCAAGCCCTACCGGAAGCCTCCCCAAAACCCAGCAAGAAAAGCTTCGTCACGTCCCTAATGTCCCCCCGCACCCCCTCCTTCCATGAAGACACCTACTTCGTCTCCAACCTCAAATCCTCCGAAAAGAAATCCCTCCAAGAACTCAAAGACAAGCTCGCCGTCTCGGACTCCTCCTCCGCCGCCATGTGGGGCATTCCCCTTCTGGGAAACGACGAAAAGGCCGACGTCGTCCTCCTTAAGTTCCTCCGCGCCAGGGACTTCCGCGTCCCCGACACTTTCACCATGCTTACCAAATGCCTGGCGTGGCGGAAGGAGTTCGGCGCCGACGGCGTCGTGGAGGAGGACTTGGGGTTCAAGGAGCTGGAGGGGGTGGTGGCGTACATGCACGGATTCGACAAACAGGGGCACCCTGTTTGCTACAACGCCTATGGAGTTTTTAAAGATAAGGAAATGTATGAGAGGATTTTCGGGGACGATGAGAAGCTGAAGAAGTTTCTGAGGTGGAGAGTGCAGGTTCTTGAGAGGGGGATCAATGCCCTGCACTTTAAGCCAGGCGGGATCAACTCGCTAATTCAGGTGACTGATCTGAAGGACATGCCTAAAAGGGAGCTCAGGGTTGCTTCCAACCAGATCCTCTCTCTGTTTCAGGACAACTATCCTGAAATGGTTGCAAGAAAG ATTTTCATCAATGTGCCGTGGTACTTCAGTGTTTTGTATTCTATGTTCAGCCCATTTCTGACTCAGAGGACAAAGAGCAAGTTTGTGATAGCCAAGGAAGGAAATGTTGCAGAAACACTATACAA GTTCATAAGGCCCGAGGATGTTCCGGTTCAGTACGGAGGCCTGAGTCGACCGAGTGATGCACAAAACGGCCCCCCTAAACCAGCTTCCGAGTTCACTGTCAAAGGAGGAGAGAAAGTGAACATACAGATTGAGGGGATTGAG GCTGATGCAACAATCACATGGGACATAGTAGTGGGAGGGTGGGACTTGGAGTACACTGCAGAGTTCGTGCCTAGTGCAGAAGGCAGCTACACTATCCAAGTGGAGAAGCCAAGAAAAGTGATGCCCTCTGAAGAAGCAATCCACAGCTCCTTTACTCCCAGTGAAGCAGGAAAGATGGTTTTCTCAGTTGACAACTCTGGCTCCCGCCGGAAAAAAGTAGCTGCCTATCGCTACATTGTCTGCAAATCTGCTCCTGTTTAG